The sequence below is a genomic window from Candidatus Kryptonium sp..
CAAGCGCTCTTGTGATGAAACCTTTTCTAAAACCGCGATAGACAAAAATCCCAAGAATGGCAAGTATTACATAATCAAGCCAGTTCACTGAGCTTGAAGTTTTTCTTTTACAATTTTTTGAACGAGAGCTCCGTCGGCTTTACCGCGAAGTTCTTTCATTACAGCGCCCATCACCTTTCCAACATCCTTAGGTCCACTCGCCCCGATTTCGTTTATAACTTTTTCAACAAATTTTTCTATTTCTTCCTCGGACATTTGTTCGGGTAGATATTCGTTTAAGATCTCAAGCTCTTTCTTTTCTTTTTCAGCGAGATCAGATCTTCCTCCTTTTTCAAAAAGTTCAATGGCTTCTTTTCTTTTTTTGATTTCAGATT
It includes:
- a CDS encoding GatB/YqeY domain-containing protein translates to MGLREKLAEDLKNAMKSGDKIRLEVVRMLQTMIRRKEIERKGEGKELTEEDEIQVVKSEIKKRKEAIELFEKGGRSDLAEKEKKELEILNEYLPEQMSEEEIEKFVEKVINEIGASGPKDVGKVMGAVMKELRGKADGALVQKIVKEKLQAQ